The sequence below is a genomic window from Armatimonadota bacterium.
CGAGAGCTCAAGCCAGATATTGTCATTACCCATTGGAAGGGAAGCTTTCATAAGGACCACATCAATACACACTATAATGTAGTTGAAGGTATTTTCTACGCCGCTGTTCCTGGAATCAAACGCGCACTGCCTGCACATGGGATAAAGCAGTTGTATTTTGCAGACAATTGGGAAGATGCGCTTGAGTTCGAGCCAAACGTCTATGTGGATATAACAGATGTCTATGATATCTGGAAGGAGGGCATAGAAAAGCACGCATTGTTCCGCGGAGAAGTATCTTCATTCCGCTATAACGAATATTACTCCGGATTGGCGCAAGTTCGCGGGGCAATTGCAGGCTGTGACAAAGCCGCAGCTTTTATGCTCCCTAGGTTCTCGACTCATCGGACTTTTGACTTTTTCCCTGTCCATGAGACCATGCTGATATACTAATCCTGCGAGAAAAGGAGCTCCCGATAGAATTGCAAGATGCATCGGGAGCTCCTGTCTTTAACCCAATAGGTTGACGCAGAAAGACTATCAATGTATATTGAGTATGTGATAAACTTGGGCATTTTGGGGAGGTAATAAGTTGCGAATAAGAGCGAAAGAGTTAAGGAGGATTCGAAAGCGAAAGAAGGAAGCCTATAAAGCTAGAATGCGAGCGGCTCAGCAGCAGCAAACTTCGACCAAGAAGAAGTAAAATTATAGAGTTTGCAAAAGTGGTCGAGCTTTTTGTTGGGCTTAGCAGTAAGATTAATTAAGAACAAAAAGT
It includes:
- a CDS encoding PIG-L family deacetylase produces the protein MSDKLHIVFFGAHIGDAEITCGHVLAKYVKAGHKATIVAVTPGEKGHPTLPPEEYEVQKRQEAEASAKLWGCDLRIMPFKDGETYLNEESKLMFADVIRELKPDIVITHWKGSFHKDHINTHYNVVEGIFYAAVPGIKRALPAHGIKQLYFADNWEDALEFEPNVYVDITDVYDIWKEGIEKHALFRGEVSSFRYNEYYSGLAQVRGAIAGCDKAAAFMLPRFSTHRTFDFFPVHETMLIY